The proteins below come from a single Edaphobacter acidisoli genomic window:
- a CDS encoding TonB-dependent receptor, with product MYRRLSLLLLLFAPMAALCQSVTGTLLGTVSDRSGSVVPQVRVTVTNQGTSASYSMLTDRAGDYEFDNLSAGLYSIRAELQGYRSVDVKDIQIQLNQTTRNNLSLVPGEVTQSVVVTASAPVVQSESSSIATIIDTNALQKLPTNGRTMDTFIATVPGNTGEASGSNPKIAGSEHWGGTTFTVDGVGFNDLGNGGGAYSYQTSLTTQPSLDTIEEVKVESNNAKAEFSSSVAVSMITKGGTNRFHGSLFAFNRNTVFAANDYFANAAHIARTPYNRNEFGGSVGGPIYRNHTFFFFSYEGWRQRTSSTGTFSVPTAAQRAGCFSTTIKDPQNGGTPFPSSPTCPNGYQIPTNRLDPRTLAVLQFVPLPTKSGNTSNLVQTLPTRINVNRYTGRLDHNLNINNRFTFIVNYSMGGNPYSVNLYSPVEYNNYSNAGYTTKSGSLTYTRIITPAMSNEIRASYFAQVSTRQGQNQNFDPSTIFPGLYPHAIGGLPTFSISGLTSIADRGGSKPNPEITDQIGDTFSWQKGAHIFKAGADLAYNRVSTNPSVSPSTLGFFYFGAYRYTGSPLANALLGYPNDAVRATETPSNDIGINRYGFYVQDDWRIFPRLTLNIGIRYELQTEPTERYGGWTNFDFAKGLNVVRSVHGQLPVSTNQTLLNLYPYETSEDAGWGSNVLLPDHRDIAPRFGFAFRPFSDDRMVLRGGYGIFYNMPPVYQGIYQLGISNPPFRLVQEYDSAPATPTVTLANPFSVTPFVTANPSLYAVDRQIRNTASQQWNFTVEQRLPGDIGFRMTYLGNKVDHAIFVNYNMNLPRVQQSGTALQSLRPYQPYGDILMMKFSGASFTNQLQVEGTKRYSNGVFFESSLNWTKGIDNVGEVGSPQNPYNPAGDRGNADGVRRITFFASGGYDLPFGPGRRFAQYGGVRGKLLEGWNVAAITQLMSGAPFSVTFDNAGDAWYATRADVVPGVQPYASNKTIAHWLNTNPTTGAPLGFVKPQPNTFGDSERNGLYGPSVKTIDMNLNKNTTIAEGVHLNLRVDAFNLTNTANFNNPSSDITVPSTYGTITSSNPVVIARKLQFGAKVTF from the coding sequence ATGTATCGCCGACTAAGCCTATTGCTTCTTCTCTTCGCGCCCATGGCGGCGCTCTGCCAGAGCGTGACCGGTACCCTCCTGGGCACAGTCTCTGATCGCTCGGGCAGCGTCGTCCCTCAGGTGAGAGTGACTGTGACCAACCAGGGGACCAGCGCCTCCTATTCGATGCTCACCGACCGGGCCGGAGATTACGAGTTCGACAATCTGTCCGCAGGCCTCTACAGCATTCGTGCTGAGCTTCAGGGCTATCGCTCTGTCGACGTGAAGGACATCCAGATACAACTCAATCAGACCACACGAAACAACCTCTCCCTGGTTCCTGGAGAGGTCACGCAATCCGTCGTAGTCACTGCTTCGGCTCCTGTGGTCCAGTCCGAAAGCTCGTCGATTGCAACCATCATCGACACCAATGCGCTGCAAAAGCTGCCCACCAATGGCCGTACGATGGACACCTTCATTGCGACTGTACCCGGAAATACCGGCGAGGCGTCGGGCTCAAACCCTAAGATCGCAGGCTCCGAACATTGGGGCGGAACTACTTTCACAGTGGACGGCGTAGGTTTCAACGATCTGGGCAACGGCGGCGGCGCTTACTCTTACCAGACCTCGCTGACGACGCAGCCTTCTCTCGATACGATCGAGGAGGTCAAAGTTGAGTCGAATAACGCTAAGGCGGAGTTCTCATCTTCTGTGGCGGTCTCCATGATTACTAAAGGCGGCACCAACCGCTTCCATGGCTCGCTCTTTGCCTTCAATCGCAATACGGTCTTCGCCGCCAACGACTACTTCGCCAACGCAGCCCATATCGCGCGGACGCCTTATAACCGCAATGAATTTGGCGGCTCGGTGGGTGGCCCCATCTACAGAAACCATACCTTCTTCTTCTTCTCCTATGAAGGCTGGCGTCAGCGCACCTCGAGCACCGGAACTTTTTCAGTTCCTACCGCCGCTCAGCGCGCTGGATGCTTCAGCACTACGATTAAAGATCCGCAAAATGGAGGCACTCCGTTTCCCAGCAGTCCAACCTGCCCTAATGGATACCAGATTCCAACCAACCGGCTTGATCCACGGACGCTCGCGGTTCTCCAGTTTGTACCTCTTCCCACCAAGTCTGGCAACACCTCCAACCTGGTCCAAACTCTTCCCACGCGAATCAATGTCAACCGCTACACCGGTCGGCTCGACCACAATCTCAACATCAATAATCGTTTCACTTTCATCGTCAACTACTCGATGGGCGGCAACCCGTATTCAGTGAACCTCTATTCGCCAGTGGAATATAACAATTACTCCAACGCGGGCTACACTACGAAGTCTGGCTCCCTGACCTATACCAGGATCATCACTCCTGCTATGAGCAACGAGATCCGCGCTTCCTACTTTGCACAGGTTTCGACCCGGCAGGGACAGAACCAGAACTTCGATCCTTCTACCATCTTCCCAGGCCTGTATCCACACGCGATTGGCGGTTTGCCGACGTTCTCCATCTCTGGCCTTACCTCCATTGCCGACCGTGGCGGCTCAAAACCCAACCCTGAGATCACCGATCAGATTGGCGATACGTTCTCGTGGCAGAAGGGCGCGCATATCTTCAAAGCAGGCGCCGATCTCGCTTATAACCGCGTTTCTACTAACCCCTCTGTGTCCCCATCTACGCTTGGATTCTTCTACTTCGGAGCCTACCGCTATACGGGAAGTCCACTAGCTAATGCGCTGCTTGGCTACCCGAACGATGCAGTCCGTGCTACGGAGACTCCGTCGAATGATATTGGGATCAATCGCTATGGTTTCTACGTGCAAGACGACTGGCGCATCTTCCCACGCCTCACGCTCAATATCGGCATCCGCTATGAACTTCAAACTGAGCCGACAGAGCGGTATGGCGGTTGGACGAACTTCGACTTTGCCAAGGGATTGAACGTCGTACGCAGTGTTCACGGTCAGCTTCCCGTTAGTACCAACCAAACGCTATTGAATCTCTATCCTTACGAGACATCAGAGGATGCAGGCTGGGGATCCAACGTGCTCCTGCCTGACCATCGCGACATCGCACCCAGATTCGGCTTTGCCTTCCGTCCGTTCAGTGATGACCGGATGGTCCTTCGCGGCGGCTATGGCATCTTCTACAACATGCCCCCTGTCTATCAGGGCATCTATCAACTTGGCATCAGTAACCCGCCGTTCCGCCTCGTGCAGGAGTATGACAGCGCTCCAGCGACGCCAACTGTCACACTGGCAAATCCTTTCAGCGTGACGCCATTCGTCACAGCAAATCCGAGCCTCTATGCGGTCGATCGCCAGATTCGCAACACAGCCTCACAGCAGTGGAACTTCACCGTCGAGCAACGCCTGCCTGGTGATATCGGATTCCGCATGACCTACCTCGGCAACAAGGTTGACCATGCCATCTTCGTCAACTACAACATGAACCTGCCGCGAGTACAGCAGTCCGGCACAGCGCTTCAGTCTCTCAGGCCGTATCAGCCCTATGGCGACATCCTCATGATGAAGTTCAGCGGCGCCTCATTTACCAATCAACTCCAGGTTGAAGGCACCAAGCGCTATAGCAATGGGGTCTTCTTCGAGAGCAGTCTTAACTGGACTAAGGGTATCGATAACGTCGGAGAAGTCGGATCACCACAGAACCCCTATAACCCTGCCGGAGATCGCGGGAATGCAGATGGCGTGCGCAGAATTACCTTCTTTGCCAGCGGTGGGTATGATCTTCCCTTCGGCCCTGGCCGCAGGTTCGCGCAGTACGGCGGTGTGCGCGGCAAACTCCTGGAAGGCTGGAACGTCGCGGCCATCACGCAATTGATGTCAGGTGCTCCGTTCAGCGTCACGTTCGATAACGCAGGCGACGCCTGGTATGCAACTCGTGCAGATGTGGTGCCCGGAGTCCAGCCTTACGCGAGCAACAAGACCATCGCTCACTGGTTGAACACCAATCCCACCACTGGAGCCCCATTGGGATTCGTCAAACCTCAGCCGAATACGTTTGGCGACAGCGAGCGAAACGGACTCTATGGCCCTAGCGTCAAGACGATTGATATGAACCTCAACAAAAACACCACAATTGCAGAGGGCGTTCATCTCAATCTTCGTGTTGATGCGTTCAATCTCACCAACACAGCCAACTTCAATAATCCATCTTCGGACATCACTGTTCCATCTACCTACGGAACGATCACGTCCAGCAATCCAGTTGTGATCGCGCGGAAGCTCCAGTTCGGCGCAAAGGTAACGTTCTAA